GCGCAGCGATCCGGCGCGGCCGGCCGATGCGGCGCCATCGCAGCACGACGCGAATGGCACGCATGGCGCGAACGGCGGCTCGCGTTTCGCCGCAGGAGCGCTGCGATGACGGCGCTCGTCCAACGCTTCGGCGCAGCGATCCGCGAGCTGCGCGAGGCGCGCGCGTGGTCGCAGGAGCAGCTCGCCGAGCACGCGGGCCTGAATCGCTCGTACGTTGGCGAGATCGAGCGCGGCACCGCGATCGCGTCGATCGTCACCGTCGACAAGCTCGCGCGCGCGTTCGGCGTGCCGATCGCGCGGCTGCTGCCGCCTGCGAGCGATCCATCCGAGCCGCCGCCGCCCGGATTTGGCGCATCGCCGGCGGCGATTGCGCCGCTGGCGGGCGCGCGCTGAGTTCTTTGTCAATCTCCGCACCTTGGCGTCTATAGCATGTTGAGCCGCCCCAATGGCGTCTCGATAATGCGTTCTCCTGATAAGCAATTCGGTTTTTGTTCTATAGCCCCCGGAGTCCCCTATGTCGACGATAGTGAGCGGCCAGACGGCGCTCGGCGACAACGCAGCACGGCAACTCGCCAATGCCACCAAGACCGTTCCCCAGCTTTCCACGATCACGCCGCGCTGGCTGACGCACTTGCTGCAATGGGTGCCCGTCGAGGCGGGCATCTATCGTCTGAATCAGGTGAAGAACCCGGAGGCGGTGCGCGCCGCCTGCACCGCGCGCGAGGACGAGGGCGCGCTGCCGAGCACGTTCGTGCCGTACGAGGAAGCGCCGCGCGAGTACTTCCTGAATGCGGTGAGCACGGTGCTCGACGTGCATACGCGGATCTCCGATCTCTATAGCAGTCCGCACGATCAGATCAAGGAGCAGTTGCGCCTGACGATCGAGACGATCAAGGAGCTGCAGGAAAGCCAGTTGATCAACAATCCGGATTACGGACTGCTCGCGAACGTCGCGGAAGAGCAGCGCGTGTTTCCGCTGACGGGCGCGCCGACGCCCGACGACCTCGACGAACTGCTGACGAAGGTGTGGAAGGAGCCCGC
This genomic stretch from Burkholderia oklahomensis C6786 harbors:
- a CDS encoding helix-turn-helix domain-containing protein — translated: MTALVQRFGAAIRELREARAWSQEQLAEHAGLNRSYVGEIERGTAIASIVTVDKLARAFGVPIARLLPPASDPSEPPPPGFGASPAAIAPLAGAR
- a CDS encoding family 2A encapsulin nanocompartment shell protein — its product is MSTIVSGQTALGDNAARQLANATKTVPQLSTITPRWLTHLLQWVPVEAGIYRLNQVKNPEAVRAACTAREDEGALPSTFVPYEEAPREYFLNAVSTVLDVHTRISDLYSSPHDQIKEQLRLTIETIKELQESQLINNPDYGLLANVAEEQRVFPLTGAPTPDDLDELLTKVWKEPAFFLTHPLAIAAFGRECTRRGVPPPTVSLFGSQFLTWRGIPLIPSDKVPVADGKTKILLLRVGDKRQGVVGLYQPGVAGEQGPGLSVRFMGINNQAIASYLISLYCSLAVHSPDALAVLDDVEIGKYHDYPDTYR